A stretch of the Macellibacteroides fermentans genome encodes the following:
- the topB gene encoding type IA DNA topoisomerase: MKVIIAEKPSVARDIAAIVGASNRKDGYLEGNGYCVAWAFGHLVGLAMPQDYGITGFQAENLPILPSEFKLLPRQVKDGKEYKPDPGTMKQLKVIRELFNKCERIVVATDAGREGELIFRYIYSYLECNKPFDRLWISSLTDQAIRKGLENLRPGKEYDNLYGSAKARSQADWIVGINASQALSISAGHGVWSLGRVQTPTLAMICSRYLENKEFKPQTYFQFRLHTAKDEIQFAVISTERYNTKQDADTILERIRSSESVRIVNMETKQGRQEPTLLYDLTTLQKEANSRHGFSADKTLSVAQSLYEAKLISYPRTGSRYISDDVFAEIPALISMLSNHSSFGNYAKTLSEASLNRRSVNDKKVTDHHALIITENTPKDISADQCIIYDMIAARLLEAFSGKCTKENTNVSLDAAGVPFSVKGSVVLIPGWRAVLNAPDDEKGEDDVSTLPFLSNGDVLPINGTDLLEKQTNPRPLHTESSLLSSMETCGKDLTDEAEREAIKESGIGTPATRASIIETLFSREYIIREKKSLVPTNKGLVVYLAVRDKKIADIGMTGEWESALNEIASGEMNADTFHRGIAVYAAQITTELLGSKIEGGNTKESCPCPKCKNGQIVFYPKVAKCNNEDCGLTVFRNKSGKDLTDGQLKDLLTKGKTGIIKGFKSKKNKFFDAAIAFDEAYKTVFEFPPRNKKRK, encoded by the coding sequence ATGAAAGTAATAATTGCAGAAAAACCAAGCGTAGCCCGTGATATAGCGGCTATCGTTGGTGCGAGTAACCGCAAGGACGGTTATTTGGAAGGTAACGGATATTGTGTTGCATGGGCATTCGGCCACCTCGTTGGATTGGCGATGCCGCAGGATTATGGTATCACAGGATTTCAGGCTGAAAACCTACCGATACTTCCGTCAGAATTTAAGTTGCTGCCCCGTCAAGTAAAGGACGGCAAGGAATACAAGCCCGATCCGGGAACGATGAAGCAACTAAAAGTTATCCGAGAACTATTCAATAAATGCGAGCGTATCGTGGTTGCAACCGATGCGGGTCGCGAAGGAGAGCTAATATTCAGATACATTTATAGTTATTTGGAGTGTAATAAACCTTTCGACCGTCTTTGGATAAGTTCGCTTACCGACCAAGCTATACGAAAAGGGCTGGAAAATCTTCGTCCGGGAAAAGAATATGACAACTTGTACGGTTCCGCCAAAGCACGCAGCCAAGCCGATTGGATTGTTGGAATAAACGCTTCGCAAGCCCTTTCCATATCAGCCGGACACGGCGTATGGTCGTTAGGCAGGGTACAAACGCCCACACTTGCGATGATATGCAGCCGATACCTCGAAAACAAGGAGTTCAAACCACAAACTTATTTTCAATTCAGATTGCACACAGCAAAAGATGAAATCCAATTTGCTGTAATTTCTACCGAACGGTACAATACGAAACAGGATGCAGACACAATCTTAGAGCGTATCCGCTCGTCAGAATCAGTCCGCATCGTCAATATGGAAACGAAACAAGGACGTCAGGAACCGACATTACTTTATGACCTGACCACCTTGCAGAAAGAAGCCAATAGCCGGCACGGTTTTTCGGCAGATAAAACCCTGTCGGTGGCACAATCGCTTTATGAAGCCAAGCTCATTTCTTATCCGAGAACCGGAAGCCGTTATATTTCCGATGACGTTTTTGCTGAAATACCGGCCCTAATCAGTATGCTTTCTAATCATTCTTCATTCGGCAACTATGCAAAAACATTGTCGGAAGCAAGTCTGAACAGGCGTTCAGTAAACGACAAGAAAGTTACCGACCACCACGCCCTGATAATTACCGAAAATACGCCGAAAGATATTTCAGCCGACCAGTGTATTATCTATGATATGATTGCTGCCCGGCTATTGGAAGCCTTTTCGGGTAAATGTACCAAAGAAAACACAAACGTTTCTTTGGATGCTGCGGGCGTTCCGTTTTCGGTTAAAGGCAGTGTTGTCCTTATTCCGGGTTGGAGAGCGGTATTGAATGCACCCGATGATGAGAAAGGCGAAGATGATGTTTCTACACTTCCTTTCTTATCCAATGGCGACGTACTTCCTATTAACGGAACGGATTTATTGGAGAAACAAACCAATCCCCGTCCGTTACACACGGAAAGCAGTCTATTGTCTTCAATGGAAACCTGCGGCAAAGATCTGACCGATGAAGCTGAGCGGGAAGCCATTAAAGAATCGGGTATCGGTACACCTGCTACACGAGCAAGTATTATTGAAACCTTATTTTCACGTGAGTATATCATAAGGGAGAAAAAATCCCTTGTGCCGACCAACAAAGGATTGGTGGTGTATTTAGCTGTCCGTGATAAAAAGATTGCGGATATCGGTATGACGGGCGAATGGGAAAGTGCCCTGAATGAGATAGCTTCGGGAGAAATGAATGCAGATACTTTCCACAGGGGGATTGCAGTGTATGCCGCGCAGATTACCACCGAACTGTTGGGAAGTAAAATTGAAGGCGGCAATACAAAAGAAAGTTGTCCGTGTCCCAAATGTAAAAACGGTCAGATCGTTTTCTACCCAAAAGTAGCCAAGTGTAATAACGAAGATTGCGGATTGACTGTGTTCCGGAACAAGTCGGGCAAGGACCTGACCGATGGACAACTGAAAGACCTGCTCACCAAAGGGAAAACAGGCATTATCAAAGGTTTTAAGAGCAAAAAAAATAAGTTTTTTGATGCTGCTATCGCTTTTGACGAAGCCTATAAAACAGTTTTTGAATTTCCTCCGAGAAACAAAAAACGGAAATAA
- a CDS encoding DUF1896 family protein has protein sequence MKYNSNLEPAEMSYFRLNLLSFLRDSHPDKANDLSFIAGRGDMAAEAYSEAVKSGLDHIQTAEIANETLFKGLHFSPYNVIVEILWNEFFDEVSPNEAQAKAKELLPECQAVFSNYNLNDDFAETTEYQSLYTELVGTILILLENELQ, from the coding sequence ATGAAATACAATTCAAACTTAGAGCCTGCGGAAATGTCCTACTTCCGCCTTAATTTACTATCCTTTTTACGTGATTCCCACCCCGACAAAGCCAACGACCTTTCCTTTATTGCAGGACGTGGGGATATGGCAGCCGAAGCGTACAGCGAAGCCGTAAAAAGTGGTTTAGACCATATTCAGACAGCCGAAATTGCCAACGAAACCTTATTCAAAGGTTTGCATTTCTCTCCTTACAATGTGATTGTTGAAATTCTTTGGAACGAGTTCTTCGACGAAGTTTCTCCCAATGAAGCCCAAGCAAAGGCAAAAGAACTATTGCCCGAATGTCAAGCGGTATTTTCCAACTACAACCTGAATGATGATTTTGCCGAGACGACAGAGTACCAGTCGCTCTATACGGAGCTTGTCGGCACAATCCTGATTTTGCTCGAAAATGAGTTACAATAA
- a CDS encoding N-6 DNA methylase produces MSYNKRTHLRQNIDAVKLALRLDKEQKRATPEEREILANYSGFGGIKAILNPAEKPEDIERWSKSEIELFPLVQELHEVLRESSPTPEVYKRYVSSLKSSILTAFYTPKPVINALADALKDSGITPTRFLEPSAGTGAFIASFKEIAPEAKVTGFEKDLLTGKILSHLYPQDKVRIEGYEKMEGRYAQHFDVIASNIPFGDIAVFDPLLSTHEIPAVKQSTQAIHNYFFTKSVMTAREGGIIAFITSQGVLNSEQNKPIREYLMSTCDVVSAVRLPNNLFTDHAGTDVGSDLIILQRNSQNTELNQRQQNFIESRKLSNDISINNLFRDFDRVVQTGSKIDTDPYGKPAIVFTHEGGVDGIAKDLRKMLDEDFSQHLDLQRYQNFAQDASEQIKSLPTEEIELKPESEEAVYANDLNPLWQTDELDPFWEALEEHWFSDENMLSQNTRETVSIEQSVKNESEKQTLNKPTSGFATTLFDMDNPAIKKEPTPETKPKPVTEQPLITLYDLFGFTQEERSQANKPRKRSKKPQKQESKPQELPFMDWREELQYEATQKREQLQQETAQAYPVFDARREEQLENLRAEAEREQQERLKPVPFQPEDIPSHYREGTLVTDNNNRIGYLRDLNGFQPMFHPLQLTGTQQAKASLYIEIRDTYHHLYSNEATRLEANPALREMLNRLYDDFTRRFGNINDAKNLSLIKMDAGGTEILSLERYVNGKAVKADIFQQPVAFNPNEITSADNAREALTASLNKYATVDLDYMAGLTGGTSEEILYELKGQVFFNPMIGAYEIADKFISGNVISKAEHVERYLDNHPDNESAKESLTALREATPRPISFEDLDFNFGERWIPTGIYSKYASYLFDTDVSVHYAQSRDEYSLKADHKNIKIWDQYAVRAQSRSYDGIALMKHALHNTSPDITKKVRKLVDGEMQDVKVRDSESIQLANSKIDEIRNGFTEWLGEQSQEFKDRLADKYNRTFNCFVRPDYDGSHQEFPGLDLKGLGIPDLYKSQKDAVWMDKLNGGGIIDHEVGGGKTLIMCVSAYEKKRLGLVNKPLIMALKANVHEIAQTFCTAYPNAKVLYPGKEDFTPAKRAKIFNEMKNNNWDAIILTHEQFGMIPQSPEIQQRILQAELDSVEENLEVLRAQGKEISRAMEKGLVKRQLNLEAKLNTIAYQIENRKDDTVDFRLMGIDHLYVDESHRFKNLTFTTRHDRVAGLGNAEGSQRALNMLFALRTIQDRTGKDLGATFLSGTTISNSLTELYLLFKYLRPNELERQNINTFDAWAAIFAKKSIDYEFSVTNEIVQKERFRYFIKVPELAAFYAEITDYRSAEDIGIDRPVKNEILHNIPPTPDQQEFIQKLVEFAKTGKGEVLGRAPLSESEEKAKMLIATDYARKMSLDMRLIDPVKYGDHIDNKASHVAKMVSDYYTKFKDHKATQFVFSDLGTYKPGEWNPCSEIKRKLMDDYGIPAHEIRFIQEAKTDKARKTMIKDMNEGKIRVLFGSTEMLGTGVNAQKRCVAIHHLDAPWRPSDLEQRDGRGIRKGNDIAKLYAGNKVDVLIYAVEKSLDAYKFGLLHNKQLFIRQLKNNSMGSRTIDEGSMDEKGGMNFSEYVAILSGNTELLEKARLEKKIASLESERQAFTRGKSSSRHKLEGIMSDVEKNDGIISRISKDMEAFNSRVQFQSDGVTRLNPVLLDGLQESNPKEVGIKLNEIADKARTHGAHDKIGTLYGFDLLVKSETSNKDGFDVIQNRFFAKGEGGILYNYNHGYIASDPKTAALNFLNALDTMPKLLEKYQSDNEKLQKDIPVLKEVVEATWRKEPELKVLKDDLIKLDREIQLSLKPIEESVQNDAVSINSANQPTASVRDTPLPNNLQGVKDIMGDRLLIASVGGSPPKVEKKDTSKAFKL; encoded by the coding sequence ATGAGTTACAATAAGCGAACTCATTTGCGTCAGAACATTGATGCTGTCAAGTTGGCGTTAAGGCTCGACAAGGAACAGAAGAGAGCAACTCCCGAAGAGCGGGAAATACTCGCCAACTATTCAGGTTTCGGAGGAATTAAGGCAATTCTTAATCCTGCGGAAAAGCCCGAAGATATTGAGCGGTGGTCTAAATCCGAAATCGAGCTTTTTCCCTTAGTGCAGGAACTTCACGAGGTACTCCGTGAAAGTTCTCCCACACCGGAAGTTTACAAACGCTATGTCAGTTCCTTGAAAAGCTCTATCCTAACGGCATTTTATACGCCGAAGCCTGTTATTAACGCGTTGGCGGATGCCTTAAAAGATAGCGGTATCACACCGACTCGCTTCTTAGAACCCAGTGCCGGCACAGGTGCTTTTATTGCCTCTTTCAAAGAAATCGCACCCGAAGCCAAAGTAACCGGATTTGAAAAGGATTTGCTTACGGGAAAAATCCTCTCACACCTTTACCCGCAAGATAAAGTGCGGATTGAGGGTTACGAGAAAATGGAAGGACGTTACGCACAGCATTTTGATGTGATAGCATCCAATATTCCATTTGGCGATATTGCCGTATTTGACCCGCTGTTATCCACCCACGAGATACCGGCGGTCAAACAATCGACACAGGCTATCCACAACTACTTTTTTACCAAAAGCGTTATGACGGCAAGAGAGGGCGGAATAATCGCCTTTATCACTTCACAGGGCGTTCTTAATTCAGAGCAAAACAAGCCGATACGTGAATACCTGATGAGCACCTGCGATGTGGTTTCGGCTGTCCGCTTACCGAACAACCTCTTTACCGACCACGCCGGAACTGATGTCGGCAGCGATTTGATTATCCTGCAACGCAACAGTCAAAATACGGAATTGAACCAACGACAGCAGAATTTTATCGAATCCCGCAAGTTGTCAAACGATATTTCCATCAATAACCTGTTTCGTGATTTCGACAGGGTGGTGCAGACCGGTTCAAAGATAGATACCGACCCTTATGGCAAACCTGCCATTGTCTTTACACACGAGGGTGGAGTGGACGGTATTGCCAAAGACCTGCGTAAAATGCTGGATGAAGATTTTTCCCAACATTTGGATTTACAACGATACCAAAACTTTGCACAAGATGCTTCGGAACAAATAAAGTCTTTGCCCACCGAAGAAATAGAGTTGAAACCTGAATCAGAAGAAGCCGTATATGCCAACGACCTCAATCCCCTTTGGCAAACAGATGAGCTTGATCCTTTTTGGGAAGCACTTGAAGAACATTGGTTTTCTGATGAAAATATGCTTTCACAGAATACAAGAGAAACTGTTTCCATAGAACAATCGGTAAAAAATGAATCTGAAAAGCAAACCCTAAACAAGCCAACTTCGGGATTTGCAACTACTCTTTTCGATATGGACAACCCTGCCATTAAAAAAGAGCCGACTCCGGAGACAAAACCGAAGCCTGTTACAGAGCAACCATTAATTACGCTCTATGACCTCTTCGGATTTACCCAAGAGGAACGCAGTCAGGCAAATAAACCAAGAAAACGGAGCAAGAAGCCTCAAAAGCAGGAAAGCAAACCACAAGAACTTCCTTTTATGGATTGGCGGGAAGAATTGCAGTATGAAGCCACTCAAAAGAGGGAACAATTGCAACAGGAAACAGCACAAGCTTATCCCGTATTCGATGCCCGTCGGGAAGAACAATTGGAAAACCTTCGGGCGGAAGCTGAACGGGAACAACAAGAGCGTTTGAAACCTGTCCCTTTCCAACCGGAAGATATTCCATCCCATTACAGGGAAGGCACATTGGTAACGGACAATAACAACCGTATCGGTTATTTACGTGATTTGAACGGATTTCAGCCGATGTTCCATCCGCTTCAGCTCACCGGAACACAGCAGGCGAAAGCATCCCTTTACATCGAAATACGGGATACTTATCACCACCTGTACAGCAACGAAGCAACAAGGTTGGAAGCAAATCCCGCCTTGCGTGAAATGCTCAACAGGCTTTATGATGATTTTACCCGCCGTTTCGGAAACATAAACGACGCGAAAAACCTGAGCCTTATTAAAATGGATGCCGGAGGAACGGAAATTTTGTCCCTTGAACGCTATGTCAACGGCAAAGCTGTCAAAGCCGATATTTTCCAACAACCGGTTGCTTTTAATCCAAACGAAATAACTTCTGCCGATAACGCACGGGAAGCCCTGACCGCTTCGCTCAACAAATACGCGACTGTTGATCTTGACTATATGGCAGGGCTTACAGGCGGCACTTCGGAAGAGATTTTATACGAACTAAAAGGGCAGGTATTCTTCAACCCGATGATCGGTGCTTATGAAATCGCGGACAAATTCATAAGTGGCAATGTAATTTCCAAAGCCGAACACGTCGAACGCTATCTGGACAATCATCCCGATAATGAATCCGCAAAAGAATCCCTCACAGCACTTCGGGAAGCAACGCCCCGTCCGATATCCTTTGAGGATTTGGACTTCAATTTTGGAGAACGATGGATTCCGACAGGTATTTACAGCAAGTATGCTTCGTACTTGTTCGATACCGATGTGTCGGTACACTATGCACAAAGCCGGGATGAATACAGTCTGAAAGCCGACCATAAGAATATCAAGATTTGGGATCAATACGCTGTCAGGGCACAAAGTCGGAGTTATGACGGGATTGCGTTGATGAAGCACGCTTTGCACAATACCTCTCCCGATATTACCAAGAAAGTACGAAAATTGGTTGACGGAGAAATGCAAGACGTTAAAGTGAGAGATTCGGAATCCATCCAACTTGCCAATTCCAAGATTGACGAGATACGCAACGGTTTTACCGAATGGTTGGGCGAACAGTCGCAGGAGTTCAAAGACCGGTTGGCGGATAAATACAACCGCACGTTCAACTGCTTCGTTCGTCCCGATTACGACGGCAGTCATCAGGAGTTTCCCGGATTGGACTTGAAGGGTTTAGGTATCCCCGACCTGTACAAGAGCCAAAAAGATGCGGTTTGGATGGATAAACTCAATGGAGGGGGCATCATCGACCACGAGGTGGGCGGTGGAAAAACCCTGATAATGTGCGTAAGCGCCTACGAGAAAAAACGGTTGGGATTAGTTAACAAACCCCTCATTATGGCTCTCAAAGCCAATGTACACGAGATAGCCCAAACTTTCTGTACGGCTTATCCCAATGCAAAGGTACTGTATCCGGGTAAGGAAGATTTTACCCCTGCAAAACGGGCGAAGATCTTCAACGAAATGAAGAACAACAACTGGGATGCTATCATTTTGACGCACGAACAATTTGGTATGATCCCCCAGTCGCCCGAGATACAGCAACGCATTTTACAGGCGGAACTCGATTCGGTCGAAGAAAATTTGGAAGTATTAAGGGCACAGGGCAAGGAGATTTCCCGTGCAATGGAGAAAGGTCTGGTTAAACGACAACTTAATCTTGAAGCCAAGTTAAATACGATCGCTTATCAGATTGAAAACCGGAAAGATGATACAGTCGATTTTCGTTTAATGGGCATCGACCATTTGTACGTTGATGAGAGCCACCGTTTCAAGAACCTGACCTTTACCACCCGTCACGATAGAGTGGCAGGATTGGGAAATGCCGAAGGTTCTCAACGTGCCTTAAATATGCTGTTCGCCTTGCGTACCATTCAGGACAGGACGGGAAAGGATTTGGGAGCGACTTTCCTTTCAGGTACAACCATTTCCAATTCACTGACGGAGTTATACTTGCTTTTCAAGTATCTCCGGCCAAACGAACTGGAACGGCAGAACATAAATACGTTCGATGCCTGGGCGGCTATTTTTGCCAAAAAGTCGATAGACTATGAATTTTCGGTTACGAACGAGATTGTACAGAAAGAACGCTTCCGGTATTTTATCAAAGTACCCGAATTGGCGGCTTTTTATGCCGAAATTACGGATTATCGCTCCGCCGAAGATATCGGAATCGACCGGCCTGTCAAGAATGAAATCCTGCACAATATTCCACCTACGCCCGACCAACAGGAATTTATTCAGAAGTTGGTAGAGTTTGCCAAGACAGGCAAAGGCGAAGTATTGGGACGTGCTCCGCTATCGGAAAGCGAAGAAAAAGCAAAGATGCTGATCGCGACGGACTATGCCCGCAAAATGTCGCTCGATATGCGGTTGATTGACCCCGTAAAGTACGGCGACCATATAGATAACAAGGCTTCACACGTTGCTAAGATGGTATCGGATTACTATACCAAATTCAAGGATCACAAGGCTACACAGTTTGTTTTCTCTGATTTGGGGACCTACAAACCCGGAGAATGGAATCCCTGTTCCGAGATAAAGCGTAAACTGATGGATGACTACGGAATCCCCGCTCACGAAATACGCTTTATTCAGGAGGCAAAAACGGACAAGGCTCGCAAAACAATGATAAAAGATATGAACGAGGGCAAGATCCGTGTGTTGTTTGGCTCTACCGAAATGTTGGGAACAGGTGTAAATGCCCAAAAACGATGCGTTGCCATTCACCATTTGGATGCGCCTTGGCGACCGTCCGACCTTGAACAGCGAGACGGTCGGGGCATTCGTAAAGGTAATGATATTGCCAAACTGTATGCCGGCAATAAAGTGGATGTACTGATTTACGCCGTTGAAAAATCATTGGACGCTTATAAATTCGGTTTGTTGCATAATAAGCAGCTTTTCATCCGCCAGTTGAAAAACAACTCAATGGGTAGCCGTACCATTGACGAAGGCAGCATGGACGAAAAAGGCGGAATGAACTTTTCTGAATACGTGGCTATCCTTTCAGGTAATACCGAGTTACTCGAAAAAGCACGGCTGGAGAAGAAGATCGCTTCCCTTGAATCGGAACGACAGGCGTTTACCAGAGGTAAATCATCATCCCGCCATAAGTTGGAAGGTATTATGTCCGATGTGGAGAAAAATGACGGTATAATTAGCCGTATTTCCAAAGATATGGAAGCATTCAATTCCCGTGTTCAGTTTCAATCGGATGGCGTTACCCGCCTGAATCCTGTTTTATTGGACGGTTTGCAGGAAAGTAATCCGAAAGAGGTTGGAATAAAATTAAATGAGATAGCCGACAAAGCCCGGACTCACGGAGCACACGATAAAATCGGTACACTTTATGGTTTTGATTTATTGGTAAAATCCGAAACGAGTAATAAAGACGGTTTTGATGTGATACAAAACCGCTTTTTTGCCAAAGGGGAAGGAGGTATTCTTTACAATTACAATCACGGTTATATTGCTTCTGACCCGAAGACAGCAGCACTGAATTTTCTGAATGCCCTTGATACGATGCCTAAATTGTTGGAGAAATACCAATCGGATAATGAGAAATTGCAAAAGGATATTCCCGTTCTCAAAGAAGTCGTCGAAGCCACTTGGCGGAAAGAACCGGAACTGAAAGTGCTGAAAGATGACCTGATTAAATTAGACCGTGAAATCCAACTCTCGCTCAAACCAATCGAGGAGAGCGTACAGAACGATGCCGTTTCGATAAATAGTGCAAACCAGCCTACTGCCTCTGTCCGGGACACTCCTTTACCCAACAATTTACAGGGAGTGAAAGACATTATGGGTGACAGGCTTTTAATTGCATCGGTGGGGGGTAGTCCGCCGAAAGTGGAGAAGAAAGATACATCTAAGGCATTCAAGCTTTAA
- a CDS encoding nucleotidyl transferase AbiEii/AbiGii toxin family protein, whose product MIKSENASKEWIEAITKSTKAKDKILVEKVVRALMLLEGLAKSNLDFVFKGGTALMLLFRSSKRLSIDIDIIVPEKEAKFDSILDEICKEYGFTRFEEHPRKAKAKIDKVHYKLYFHSVIEEKESYVLLDILKEKINYQNVVEVPIDSLFVKLDGTATQVRVPDFNNILGDKLTAFAPNTTGIPYKKGEKEMGMEIIKQMYDIGCLCDHADNAEIVSSVFSSFAETEIQYRENICTVSDVLDDIIDNSLEICLRGNHGKADFAILSKGILQVKGFIYSEVFHLEKAITYAAKVAYMATVIKYGQTDIKKFDAEKIQEMKDWLIKEPTSTKFNKFKKSNPEAFFYLYQLSEITSSTEKK is encoded by the coding sequence ATGATAAAATCAGAAAACGCATCAAAAGAGTGGATTGAAGCAATAACAAAATCCACAAAGGCAAAAGATAAAATACTTGTCGAAAAAGTAGTGAGAGCTTTAATGCTTTTAGAAGGTCTTGCAAAATCTAATTTGGATTTTGTTTTCAAAGGGGGAACTGCTTTAATGTTATTATTCCGTTCGAGCAAACGGTTATCCATAGATATTGATATTATTGTACCCGAAAAAGAAGCGAAATTCGATAGTATATTAGACGAAATCTGTAAAGAATATGGGTTCACTCGATTTGAAGAACACCCACGTAAGGCAAAAGCCAAAATAGACAAAGTACATTATAAACTGTATTTCCATTCGGTTATTGAAGAAAAAGAATCTTATGTATTACTGGATATTCTGAAAGAAAAAATAAACTATCAAAATGTGGTTGAAGTTCCTATAGATAGTTTGTTTGTGAAATTAGACGGAACAGCAACACAAGTAAGAGTTCCTGATTTCAACAACATACTGGGCGACAAACTGACTGCCTTTGCTCCCAATACAACAGGCATACCCTATAAGAAGGGCGAAAAAGAAATGGGTATGGAAATTATCAAGCAAATGTATGATATAGGTTGCTTGTGCGACCATGCAGATAATGCGGAGATAGTTTCTTCTGTATTTTCATCATTTGCCGAAACGGAAATACAATACAGGGAAAATATTTGTACGGTTTCAGACGTACTCGATGATATTATTGATAATTCATTAGAGATATGTTTGCGGGGTAATCACGGTAAGGCGGATTTCGCTATTCTCTCCAAAGGTATATTGCAAGTAAAGGGCTTTATTTACTCGGAAGTGTTTCATCTTGAAAAGGCAATTACTTATGCGGCAAAAGTGGCATATATGGCTACCGTAATAAAATATGGACAAACGGATATAAAGAAATTCGATGCTGAAAAAATACAAGAAATGAAAGATTGGCTGATAAAAGAACCGACAAGTACCAAATTTAATAAATTTAAAAAATCAAATCCAGAAGCGTTCTTCTACCTATACCAGTTATCTGAAATAACTTCAAGCACAGAAAAAAAATAA
- a CDS encoding DUF6577 family protein, whose amino-acid sequence MSKITNIDKLQKEFGSKNIIELKDIDAFYRKEEPSIPKTTVNWRVYALVQEGVLQRVGKGLYRLGKTEIFVPEITHKKKSISQFINKNFPFANYCQWELSHVNYFSQHLINFNILFVDVEKDALDAVYYALKEQYSKVMLISNLYGDISDFSDTIIIRPLISDSPTQKVKNCYVATLEKMLVDLATDKELISFQGNEIYTIIRTAFEKYTINQNTMLRYAGRKNKRREIEDILKTINRQ is encoded by the coding sequence ATGAGTAAAATAACAAATATCGACAAGCTGCAAAAAGAGTTTGGCAGCAAAAATATCATTGAATTAAAAGATATTGATGCTTTTTATAGGAAGGAAGAACCCTCTATTCCTAAAACAACTGTGAATTGGCGTGTGTATGCTCTTGTTCAGGAAGGAGTACTTCAAAGGGTGGGCAAAGGGTTATACCGTTTAGGTAAAACAGAAATATTTGTTCCAGAAATTACCCATAAGAAAAAAAGCATTAGCCAGTTTATAAACAAAAATTTTCCATTTGCCAACTATTGCCAGTGGGAATTGTCCCACGTTAATTATTTCTCGCAACATCTTATCAATTTCAACATTCTATTTGTGGATGTAGAGAAAGATGCGTTAGATGCTGTATATTATGCTTTGAAAGAGCAATATTCAAAAGTGATGCTGATTAGTAATCTTTATGGAGATATATCGGATTTCAGCGACACAATTATTATTCGTCCTTTGATATCGGATTCTCCTACACAAAAGGTGAAAAACTGCTATGTGGCTACTCTCGAAAAAATGTTGGTGGATTTAGCAACGGATAAAGAACTAATATCTTTTCAAGGAAACGAAATATATACGATTATACGCACTGCTTTTGAGAAATACACGATCAATCAAAACACGATGCTTAGATATGCAGGGCGTAAAAATAAGAGAAGGGAAATAGAGGATATCTTGAAAACTATAAATCGTCAATAA
- a CDS encoding helix-turn-helix domain-containing protein, with translation MYISREDFEAWMERVMYRFDKQDKTLDKMSKRRNMLDGELLLDNQDLCQLLHISKRTLQRYRSTGELPFQTVYQKTYYKESDVHTFIRENFNKKRNGRKPTENP, from the coding sequence ATGTATATCAGCAGAGAAGACTTTGAAGCATGGATGGAACGAGTCATGTACCGCTTCGACAAACAGGATAAAACCCTTGATAAAATGAGTAAACGTAGGAATATGTTAGACGGAGAACTATTGCTTGACAATCAGGATTTGTGTCAGCTTCTCCATATAAGTAAGCGAACGCTGCAACGCTATCGCAGTACAGGCGAACTGCCTTTTCAGACGGTTTACCAAAAGACCTACTATAAAGAGAGTGATGTACATACGTTCATCAGAGAAAATTTCAATAAAAAACGGAATGGCAGGAAGCCTACGGAAAACCCGTGA